The Salvia miltiorrhiza cultivar Shanhuang (shh) chromosome 1, IMPLAD_Smil_shh, whole genome shotgun sequence genome has a window encoding:
- the LOC131006575 gene encoding uncharacterized protein LOC131006575: protein MLTLNSQLRADVSLKETQYDQRINVVHAVDEVWERLFKENAFFRAYYHEGEPAFMQMCNLFGIHDVKTELSHTIILIEDSTTVKKQPDSSDDEVTSPIPKPVAAKKLSVDDACSSVAPSGPNPFKGSKANPWKSIKNKFHRPSPPRVRIKDDRDPSTGYGESSCASSLPFK from the exons ATGTTAACGCTAAATTCCCAACTCCGAGCGGATGTTTCACTTAAAGAGACACAATACGATCAACGAATCAATGTGGTTCACGCCGTTGACGAAGTTTGGGAACGACTATTTAAG GAGAATGCATTCTTTCGCGCATACTATCATGAGGGCGAGCCGGCGTTCATGCAAATGTGCAACTTGTTTGGCATTCATGATGTGAAGACAGAGCTTTCCCATACCATTATCCTAATCGAAGATTCAACAACCGTTAAGAAACAACCCGACTCGAGTGACGACGAGGTAACATCGCCTATACCGAAGCCCGTTGCGGCTAAGAAGCTTTCTGTAGACGATGCATGTTCAAGTGTTGCGCCGTCCGGACCAAACCCGTTCAAGGGCTCGAAGGCTAACCCTTggaaatcaattaaaaataaatttcatagGCCAAGTCCTCCTCGTGTGAGGATCAAAGATGATCGAGATCCATCCACGGGATACGGCGAAAGTTCATGCGCCTCATCCTTGCCATTCAAATAG
- the LOC131006576 gene encoding uncharacterized protein LOC131006576 has translation MKELVAQGWKSDNGFRGGYLSKLEESMRKEFPSIDLKGMPHINSKVTTWKKTYNSLWNIVKVSGVGFNVNGKHMIDCDDEQWQHFVAADPKVFNFRFKSWPYLEDWKIIFGKDRATGDEAEDLMEAAHDLYRKIDLDQVNDDGEYHVSLEDILETGEIGDNVSQTQQREESVASEKAAPTSNRKHRRDAQFDDRFFAALTDISWGTEKILDAISSRMGYDFDISKARKEVPAQLSSITGLSMTQKFKICYMLAKETKLLDIFSCLPADEKENYVYYLLALKHK, from the exons ATGAAAGAGCTTGTTGCACAAGGCTGGAAATCCGACAACGGATTTCGGGGCGGCTATTTGAGCAAGTTGGAAGAGAGCATGAGGAAAGAATTCCCGTCTATCGACTTAAAAGGAATGCCTCACATCAACTCCAAGGTTACAACGTGGAAGAAAACGTACAATTCACTATGGAACATCGTCAAAGTCAGTGGAGTTGGCTTCAATGTCAATGGGAAGCATATGATCGATTGTGACGACGAACAGTGGCAGCACTTTGTGGCG GCTGATCCGAAGGTATTCAACTTCCGTTTTAAAAGCTGGCCCTACCTCGAGGATTGGAAGATTATCTTTGGGAAAGATAGAGCTACGGGTGATGAGGCAGAAGATCTTATGGAGGCGGCTCACGATTTGTATCGGAAGATAGACCTTGACCAAGTGAATGATGATGGTGAATACCATGTCTCACTTGAGGACATATTAGAGACTGGTGAAATTGGAGACAATGTAAGCCAAACACAACAACGGGAGGAGAGCGTGGCGTCTGAAAAGGCAGCTCCAACATCAAACAGGAAACATCGTCGCGATGCTCAATTCGATGATAGGTTCTTTGCGGCGCTAACTGATATTAGCTGGGGAACGGAAAAAATACTTGATGCCATCTCAAGTAGGATGGGTTACGATTTTGACATTTCGAAGGCAAGGAAAGAGGTTCCCGCTCAGTTGAGTTCTATCACTGGGTTGTCAATGACCCAGAAGTTCAAGATATGCTATATGCTAGCTAAGGAGACGAAGCTTCTTGACATATTTTCATGCCTCCCAGCAGATGAGAAGGAAAATTACGTGTATTACTTGCTTGCTTTGAAGCACAAGTAA
- the LOC131006577 gene encoding R-linalool synthase, chloroplastic-like isoform X1: protein MSQASYRFPKTSIPWQTRVCPAAALLRRFSICKSTATTSPTSPLVINGTGALQLQTMEGSKRREFLVEKSAEKLRTSKEKLKLIDHIQRLGIDYYFEDMIDAILQLECFAFSPQEDLFTTALRFRLLRQAGFHITTDVLLKFKGKDGKFEESLSEGMEGLVSLYEAANMGAQGEKILDEAMEFAVPRLQALEVPRHLRMGRLEARRFIDEYGKQSEHDRDLLELAILEYNHVQAQHQAELTEITRWWKQLGLVDKLGFGRDRPLECFLWTVGLLPHPKYSTCRIESAKTIAILLVIDDIFDTYGKMDHLILFTNAIQRWDLEAMETLPEYMKICYMALYNTINEICYTVLKDTGRTVLPYLKAAWIDMIEGFMVEAKWFNGGNAPNLEEYIENGVSTAGAYMALVHLFFLIGEGVTDQNASLLRQKPYPKLFSTAGRILRLWDDLGTAKEEEERGDLASSIHLFMKEKKVSTVEEARSCILDEIFQLWKDLNGELISNNNALPLSITKVALNMARASQVIYNHQQHTYSSSVDNYVEALFFTPLPTS, encoded by the exons ATGTCACAAGCATCGTATCGCTTCCCAAAAACCTCAATTCCATGGCAAACAAGGGTTTGCCCCGCCGCCGCTCTTCTCCGCCGCTTCTCCATTTGCAAGTCCACAGCGACAACATCACCAACTTCACCTCTCGTCATCAATGGGACCGGCGCTCTGCAGCTTCAAACAATG GAGGGAAGCAAGAGGAGAGAATTTTTGGTAGAGAAGAGTGCAGAAAAATTGCGGACAAGCAAAGAGAAACTCAAACTTATCGACCACATCCAACGACTAGGAATCGACTACTACTTTGAAGATATGATCGACGCCATACTACAGCTCGAGTGCTTCGCTTTCTCCCCTCAAGAAGACCTCTTCACCACGGCTCTGCGATTCCGTCTGCTCCGCCAAGCTGGCTTCCATATAACCACGG ATGTATTGTTGAAGTTCAAGGGCAAAGACGGAAAGTTTGAAGAATCCTTGAGTGAGGGCATGGAAGGGTTAGTGAGCTTGTATGAAGCAGCAAATATGGGGGCTCAAGGAGAAAAGATATTGGATGAGGCTATGGAGTTCGCGGTGCCTCGCCTCCAAGCCCTAGAGGTGCCCAGGCATTTGAGGATGGGTAGGTTGGAAGCGAGACGATTCATCGACGAGTATGGGAAGCAAAGTGAGCATGATAGAGACCTTTTGGAGCTAGCAATTTTGGAGTATAACCATGTCCAGGCTCAACACCAAGCTGAACTAACTGAAATTACAAG GTGGTGGAAGCAGCTGGGATTGGTGGATAAGTTAGGTTTTGGACGAGATAGACCGTTGGAGTGTTTTTTGTGGACGGTAGGGCTTCTCCCTCACCCTAAATACTCTACTTGCCGAATAGAATCAGCCAAAACTATCGCTATTCTCTTAGTCATCGATGATATTTTCGACACCTACGGCAAAATGGATCACCTAATCCTCTTCACCAATGCAATTCAAAG ATGGGATCTTGAAGCAATGGAGACACTCCCTGAGTACATGAAAATATGCTACATGGCATTGTATAACACAATCAATGAGATTTGCTACACGGTGCTCAAGGACACGGGACGAACTGTCCTTCCGTACCTCAAAGCTGcg TGGATAGACATGATTGAAGGTTTCATGGTGGAGGCAAAGTGGTTCAATGGCGGGAatg CACCAAACTTGGAAGAATACATAGAGAATGGGGTATCGACAGCGGGAGCGTACATGGCTTTGGTGCACCTATTCTTTCTAATAGGAGAAGGTGTCACCGACCAAAATGCCTCACTTTTGAGGCAGAAACCCTATCCCAAGCTCTTCTCCACCGCCGGCCGGATCCTTCGCCTATGGGATGATCTTGGAACCGCCAAG GAGGAGGAAGAGCGTGGCGATCTGGCGTCGAGCATACATTTATTTATGAAGGAGAAGAAGGTGTCGACGGTGGAAGAGGCGAGAAGTTGCATTTTGGATGAGATATTCCAACTATGGAAGGATCTCAACGGAGAGCTCATTTCCAACAATAACGCCTTGCCATTATCTATCACCAAAGTCGCACTTAACATGGCACGAGCTTCCCAAGTCATCTACAACCATCAACAACACACTTATTCTTCAAGCGTCGATAATTATGTGGAAGCCCTCTTCTTCACTCCTCTTCCTacatcttaa
- the LOC131006577 gene encoding R-linalool synthase, chloroplastic-like isoform X2: MSQASYRFPKTSIPWQTRVCPAAALLRRFSICKSTATTSPTSPLVINGTGALQLQTMEGSKRREFLVEKSAEKLRTSKEKLKLIDHIQRLGIDYYFEDMIDAILQLECFAFSPQEDLFTTALRFRLLRQAGFHITTDVLLKFKGKDGKFEESLSEGMEGLVSLYEAANMGAQGEKILDEAMEFAVPRLQALEVPRHLRMGRLEARRFIDEYGKQSEHDRDLLELAILEYNHVQAQHQAELTEITRWWKQLGLVDKLGFGRDRPLECFLWTVGLLPHPKYSTCRIESAKTIAILLVIDDIFDTYGKMDHLILFTNAIQRWDLEAMETLPEYMKICYMALYNTINEICYTVLKDTGRTVLPYLKAAWIDMIEGFMVEAKWFNGGNAPNLEEYIENGVSTAGAYMALVHLFFLIGEGVTDQNASLLRQKPYPKLFSTAGRILRLWDDLGTAKGVAMPALFQNVIHTERGEVSPECTGSRAPHYGCYLHSIK, encoded by the exons ATGTCACAAGCATCGTATCGCTTCCCAAAAACCTCAATTCCATGGCAAACAAGGGTTTGCCCCGCCGCCGCTCTTCTCCGCCGCTTCTCCATTTGCAAGTCCACAGCGACAACATCACCAACTTCACCTCTCGTCATCAATGGGACCGGCGCTCTGCAGCTTCAAACAATG GAGGGAAGCAAGAGGAGAGAATTTTTGGTAGAGAAGAGTGCAGAAAAATTGCGGACAAGCAAAGAGAAACTCAAACTTATCGACCACATCCAACGACTAGGAATCGACTACTACTTTGAAGATATGATCGACGCCATACTACAGCTCGAGTGCTTCGCTTTCTCCCCTCAAGAAGACCTCTTCACCACGGCTCTGCGATTCCGTCTGCTCCGCCAAGCTGGCTTCCATATAACCACGG ATGTATTGTTGAAGTTCAAGGGCAAAGACGGAAAGTTTGAAGAATCCTTGAGTGAGGGCATGGAAGGGTTAGTGAGCTTGTATGAAGCAGCAAATATGGGGGCTCAAGGAGAAAAGATATTGGATGAGGCTATGGAGTTCGCGGTGCCTCGCCTCCAAGCCCTAGAGGTGCCCAGGCATTTGAGGATGGGTAGGTTGGAAGCGAGACGATTCATCGACGAGTATGGGAAGCAAAGTGAGCATGATAGAGACCTTTTGGAGCTAGCAATTTTGGAGTATAACCATGTCCAGGCTCAACACCAAGCTGAACTAACTGAAATTACAAG GTGGTGGAAGCAGCTGGGATTGGTGGATAAGTTAGGTTTTGGACGAGATAGACCGTTGGAGTGTTTTTTGTGGACGGTAGGGCTTCTCCCTCACCCTAAATACTCTACTTGCCGAATAGAATCAGCCAAAACTATCGCTATTCTCTTAGTCATCGATGATATTTTCGACACCTACGGCAAAATGGATCACCTAATCCTCTTCACCAATGCAATTCAAAG ATGGGATCTTGAAGCAATGGAGACACTCCCTGAGTACATGAAAATATGCTACATGGCATTGTATAACACAATCAATGAGATTTGCTACACGGTGCTCAAGGACACGGGACGAACTGTCCTTCCGTACCTCAAAGCTGcg TGGATAGACATGATTGAAGGTTTCATGGTGGAGGCAAAGTGGTTCAATGGCGGGAatg CACCAAACTTGGAAGAATACATAGAGAATGGGGTATCGACAGCGGGAGCGTACATGGCTTTGGTGCACCTATTCTTTCTAATAGGAGAAGGTGTCACCGACCAAAATGCCTCACTTTTGAGGCAGAAACCCTATCCCAAGCTCTTCTCCACCGCCGGCCGGATCCTTCGCCTATGGGATGATCTTGGAACCGCCAAG ggTGTTGCAATGCCCGCGCTCTTCCAAAATGTCATCCACACCGAACGCGGTGAAGTGAGCCCGGAGTGCACCGGCTCCCGAGCCCCCCACTACGGATGCTATTTGCATTCGATCAAATGA